In Bos indicus x Bos taurus breed Angus x Brahman F1 hybrid chromosome 1, Bos_hybrid_MaternalHap_v2.0, whole genome shotgun sequence, a single window of DNA contains:
- the ADIPOQ gene encoding adiponectin isoform X2: protein MAPTTKQRAEGLRMLLQGALLLLLALPSHGEDNMEDPPLPKGACAGWMAGIPGHPGHNGTPGRDGRDGTPGEKGEKGDPGLVGPKGDTGETGITGIEGPRGFPGTPGRKGEPGESAYVYRSAFSVGLERQVTVPNVPIRFTKIFYNQQNHYDGTTGKFLCNIPGLYYFSYHITVYLKDVKVSLYKNDKALLFTHDQFQDKNVDQASGSVLLYLEKGDQVWLQVYEGENHNGVYADNVNDSTFTGFLLYHNIVE, encoded by the exons GGCTCAGGATGCTGCTGCAGGGAGCTCTTCTACTGCTACTAGCCTTACCCAGTCATGGCGAGGACAACATGGAAGATCCCCCGCTGCCCAAGGGGGCCTGCGCAGGTTGGATGGCAGGCATTCCAGGGCATCCTGGCCACAACGGGACCCCAGGCCGGGATGGCAGAGATGGCACCCCTGGTGAGAAGGGTGAGAAAGGAGATCCAG GTCTTGTTGGTCCTAAGGGTGACACTGGTGAAACTGGAATCACTGGGATCGAAGGTCCCCGAGGCTTTCCAGGAACCCCAGGCAGAAAGGGAGAACCTGGAGAAAGTGCCTATGTATACCGCTCAGCATTCAGTGTGGGACTGGAGAGACAGGTCACTGTCCCCAATGTTCCCATTCGCTTTACCAAGATTTTCTACAATCAGCAAAACCACTATGATGGCACCACTGGCAAATTCCTCTGCAATATTCCCGGGCTGTACTACTTCTCCTACCACATTACTGTCTACCTGAAGGATGTGAAGGTCAGCCTCTACAAGAATGACAAGGCCCTGCTCTTCACCCACGACCAGTTCCAGGACAAGAACGTGGACCAGGCCTCTGGCTCCGTGCTCCTCTATCTGGAGAAGGGTGACCAAGTCTGGCTCCAGGTGTACGAGGGTGAAAATCACAATGGGGTCTATGCAGATAATGTCAATGACTCCACCTTCACAGGCTTCCTTCTCTACCATAACATTGTTGAATGA
- the ADIPOQ gene encoding adiponectin isoform X1, with protein sequence MLLQGALLLLLALPSHGEDNMEDPPLPKGACAGWMAGIPGHPGHNGTPGRDGRDGTPGEKGEKGDPGLVGPKGDTGETGITGIEGPRGFPGTPGRKGEPGESAYVYRSAFSVGLERQVTVPNVPIRFTKIFYNQQNHYDGTTGKFLCNIPGLYYFSYHITVYLKDVKVSLYKNDKALLFTHDQFQDKNVDQASGSVLLYLEKGDQVWLQVYEGENHNGVYADNVNDSTFTGFLLYHNIVE encoded by the exons ATGCTGCTGCAGGGAGCTCTTCTACTGCTACTAGCCTTACCCAGTCATGGCGAGGACAACATGGAAGATCCCCCGCTGCCCAAGGGGGCCTGCGCAGGTTGGATGGCAGGCATTCCAGGGCATCCTGGCCACAACGGGACCCCAGGCCGGGATGGCAGAGATGGCACCCCTGGTGAGAAGGGTGAGAAAGGAGATCCAG GTCTTGTTGGTCCTAAGGGTGACACTGGTGAAACTGGAATCACTGGGATCGAAGGTCCCCGAGGCTTTCCAGGAACCCCAGGCAGAAAGGGAGAACCTGGAGAAAGTGCCTATGTATACCGCTCAGCATTCAGTGTGGGACTGGAGAGACAGGTCACTGTCCCCAATGTTCCCATTCGCTTTACCAAGATTTTCTACAATCAGCAAAACCACTATGATGGCACCACTGGCAAATTCCTCTGCAATATTCCCGGGCTGTACTACTTCTCCTACCACATTACTGTCTACCTGAAGGATGTGAAGGTCAGCCTCTACAAGAATGACAAGGCCCTGCTCTTCACCCACGACCAGTTCCAGGACAAGAACGTGGACCAGGCCTCTGGCTCCGTGCTCCTCTATCTGGAGAAGGGTGACCAAGTCTGGCTCCAGGTGTACGAGGGTGAAAATCACAATGGGGTCTATGCAGATAATGTCAATGACTCCACCTTCACAGGCTTCCTTCTCTACCATAACATTGTTGAATGA